From the genome of Schistocerca piceifrons isolate TAMUIC-IGC-003096 chromosome 6, iqSchPice1.1, whole genome shotgun sequence:
ctttttcaattttttaacctacctgcctgattaagggatctgacattccacgctctgatctatagaacgcctgttttgtttctcctgatgacgacgtcctcctgcacagtccctgcccggagatccgaatgggagactattctacctccagaatattttaccaatAGAAtgtcatcataatttaaccatacagtagagctgcatgccctcagcaaaaattatggctgtagttttcccttgctttcagtcgttcgcagtacagcACAGCAAGGagagatcagttaatcatccagattgtggcccctgcaactactgaaaaggctgctgcccctcttcaggaaccacacgtctaaAACAATTCGCGCACCTCACCGATTGAGGTAAGAAAGTAGTTAATAGAGGAAACAGGAGCAGTTGGCCCTAAAAATTAACTGTGGTGTCTGTCCTAGGGCATTCTGCACAGTCCTCTTTAAAACACTTAGATTCACTAACGCTTATTTCCACAGCGCAGTCACTTTTCTCCCCTTCACCCCCACAATTCACTGTGTGATCCCTGAAATATGAATAATGTGAGTAGACATTAAACATCAGGCATTATCTTTAGTGGctaaaagagaaattttttgaaaGTAACTGACATTTTGGACTTTTCATGGACAAATATTgatatatttttatcatttaatcagCAAATCATTAATCATTTCACCATGAACATCTCATTCAAGAGACAACTTTTGTTCAATCGATAATTACAACCACTGAACACGTTGTTCATAAGCTAATCATTTTTTGCTAAAATACATATAAAAACTTTCTGAAAATTGTCGACTGTTACCGTCGGTTATGCAGAGTTCAAAATTTCTGTTCAATGAAGGCGgttcaaaaaatgagaaaaactatgCTAATCAAACAGCCACATTGGCAGCGATCTCCTGTCTACTTGCTACGATTTGTCTCCGCACATTTGATTTGGGCATACATATTTCAGCAATTTTCCTCCAATCTGGTGATTTTGTAAAGTTCATACGTCTGTAGACTCTGCAAGATTTCAGACTCCGTTGGCCATGCTGCATCAGGCGCACACTACATGCCAGTTTAAGTTGGTGACACTGCGCCATACTAAACAAAACAGCATGAGTGCTAATGCTTTGCTTGGTGGAAAGGAGGAACAGCTGATGAATTCGTGTGTGTTCAAATTGTGTTGTAGTGTTGCGACAGTGTATTTGCTTCGGTCTTAGTGTAAAAGTAAAGTGGTATCGGGTAAGATGGCACATGCAAGGTCCTTGCCACAAAGCAAGGAAGCGTTGCTAAAATCGTACACGACAAGGCTGAGGGATGATGTTAAGTCTATGCTGGAAAATTTTGATGGTAATTAACGTCATAGTTTTCTTCGCATTGTTGATGGTACTGTACGGAAATGAACTGATGATTATTTTGCTTTGATACTTGCAGAAATAATCAGATTGTCGAAGGCGGAGAGTGATACGCAGCTGTCGAAGATGACACAGAGCGAACAAGACACATTTGAAATGCATGTTCGAGCTGCTAATATTGTGAGTTTACATTTATTACGTCCGATGCCTCGAGATATCAGCACATACGCTGTAATTATATTACATTTTGTTGGTTTCATTTTAGGTTCGCGCAGGTGAATCTTTGATGAAATTGGTGTCTGATATCAAACAGTATTTAATATTAAACGATTTTCCCTCGGTTAATGAGGCCATTACACAAAACTCGAAGCTATTCCGAACGAAGCAAGCAGAATGTGATCAGAAACTAATGAGTCTTAGAGATGACATGGCTGCGGATTTGTATGATCTGGAAGAGGAATATTACTCGTCAATTTATAAGTGACTGGACACCATCTTGTGAGCGTGGTAATTGTACTGGAGCGCTTTAGATGTTCCAGAAACATTATTTTTCCACCCATTTAACATTGAAGTACCTGTGAATTATCTGTGATGGGATGAGGTAATACTTGTATATGGACGCATGAAGTGTTTTGTGTTAATTGTGACTGATCATACAATCAGTGCTTCTAATAAAGAGTGTTTGTAAGGGCTCCAGTATTGCCACAAGTTTTGTGGCAACTTTTTGTTCAACTGCAAACCATAAAATGGGTATGACCTAGCTAAGTGTTCTTTATTATTCGTATTTGATCAACAAATTTACTGTTGAGTGTGGAAAAGTGTTACGTTGTGTAATGTATTGCTCTAAAATTTGATTAAGAGATCACCCTCGTTGAGCAAACATTTTGCATTGTGCATAACCTACTGCCACAGTCACCAGTTTTCTGATTGCTATCTTGGAGACAtgtattttttatataaatattaaCCAAAAAGACCAACTTATGAATGATGTGTTCAGTGGTTGTAATTATCCAGTGAACAAAATTTGTCTATTGAATGGGATGTTCTTGGAGTAATGGTAATGCAGCTTGTATTTGCAATCCCTGCATGATTAATAGTTTACTGTATAAATGGTAGAAATATCAATATTTTTCCTTAAAGAATCCAACATGTaagctactcttcttttcttcacaCTGTGTTCCATATTGTGTTACTATGTAGCATACCATTCACAAACTTTCTCTTGTAGCAAAAAGGTTCCACCACTTAAAAAAATTCTTGATGTGAATGAAGTGTCTAACATCTACACACATTATTCATATTTCTTGGGTCTCACagagaatggagggggggggggcgacaagaggaggaggaaagaatgATTAAATAAGCATTAAAAACAGATCTCTGTAAGTtgaattccacccccccccccccccccccccccccgccgccaaaaaaaaaattaacttcacaaatcatgaggggtcgacagaagcgtccgatccaacgcgtcggctttgacccgtgacgtaagggtgttgtcgtgtgtgacgtcatgacggcgcggagtttactTTGAGTGtgactgtctccagttctgttttatcttattttatttacttttctgatctgtttgttctatctcgtgagattttttttttaaatttaaaaacacttattactcgaatttctgttttagtttattatatttatctttctgatctgttcgttctatcccgagagatttttttttaaaaacgacaaaaaacactaatcagctactgaagcacctttgtcttctatgggttgcaggggttacgacccctggggaggtgggtgggtattcatgcatggctgtcttcacttacacgttgtagctacgcaaggcgtctaaatttgtttatatttagtttgctccCCACCCAAAACATCCCATTTCCCGCGCTtttcccgttagtgtcattaggcttcttgtggaaagcgtctgtttttgtttccgccatatttgtgacgtcatgggtcaaagcagacgggtgggatcggacgcttccgtatttccatcatgagtaaaTGGAAATAAGTGTAATAAACTAGTTGCATTATTTTTAATATGGTTGTACAAGTAATTGCCCATATTTCAAATGTGGGTGAAGAGAGACTTTAGTAATGTCAGGGTGTGGATTTTCCAGTGAAGGTTGCAGCATCTATGCAGTCTCAGAATAGCAGCATTAACTTCTTGTGCTTCTTTATTTGAATGGAATATTTTAATAGCTCGTGGGGTTTTGAAAGATGCACTAAATTGGAGGTGACTGAACCTATCAGTACTAGATCTGGGCTTAATCctgtaacatgatgatgatgtggtgtatgaCATAAAACATATCCAAATAGAAAGAGAACAGAACACTGATAATATTCATTTTGGGTCTTATTAGTGTTAGAAATATGGGTTGCAGTGAAACTGATCTGTAGGATAGCGAAAAGTCTAGGTTACCTTGGGAGGAGACAGGTTCCTTCAAAGTTGCCAATGATGTGTGTCTACTGGACCATGTCAAAATTTCATTAGTCTCCAACCATCTGTTGATGTAGCTGCCTTTTCAGTAAGAGCACACTTGTATCatttgaaaaagaataaaatttctGTATATCAAggcaatgggaggggggggggggggggagagaaacttGTGGAACACTGCTTCAAATTTTGAATACCTAATTTTGAGTGATCAATGTATGAGGATTGGAAAGTGAAAAAGTTACGAGTGCCTAttctcacatttgtcaggagaatgtTATACTCCCACTCCAACCCTCTCCACGTATGTTGCTCACCGCAAAAAGTGAGAGTGTGAGAGGAAGTAGCAAATGAATACCTTATTAAGAATGTTGTAAATGCCATACCAGGAAACTGGTTCTAAGTGCCAACCAAAAAGTTCTTACAAGTTGATTGTAGCGAAGGAGAAAACAACCACCAGCCACTGGTAATAATgcgatttatttacacaaatagtacCATTACCGGTTTCATGCACAGTTTCATCTTCAGACACATGTTCACATTTATATTATACACAGCCATCTGAACGTGAACCTGTCAGCTCGAAACCAGTAAGagtgctatttgtgtaaataaacagcaaTATTAGGAGTCTTGGGTTGCAGTTTTCTTCTTTTCAAGAGCCAATATGTATTTTGTACAAAGCCACGATACCAAAAACGTCAGTTTTCCACAAGAAGTAAGAAGAAAATTTGTGCTCCAAGTTGAATTAATACTGagacacaaatttttatttgctgtaatacaagtacagaaatacatcATTAGGTTTTAATTAGTAGAACTatagtctacaaaaaaaaaaatctcatatatatttaaaattttggATCTAGAGGGAATGACAGCTTGGCAAAATGGCCATACACCATCTGAtaaggaatatttgaaaaactttCTATATAGTTTGGTACTGGGATCAAATCCTAGAAGCACATAACAGGGTACTGAGAACATCGTAGCATTGAAAATGTGCTTTTTTACTGTTCCATAATATTTGTACTTTTGTGTATGGATATTGTCCACAAAATCAAAAGCCTTCGCTATGTTACAAAATATTCCCAATAGTAATAATTTCTGATTTATTCCTTTCTGAAATCAGAGCTTATTGATTTCCATACAAAGTGTTTGCGGATTATGTTGaacattattttgaaaaaataGGGATTAGGAGCATTTAATCTACCTCCATAGATTAATTATTAATGTCTTACTTCAATATtatattttctttgttattattattattattctttatccTTATTtactttgggcctttgtcccgcttcaacgcTGGGTTGGCCGTGTTACTATGGAGTTGGCAGTGTTAAGtcgcagagggtggccagatgcccttcctgttgccaccttaagccccccgggacagaattagtggaccccagctgtctgcgtctaatgtAAGCCATGAAAGAGTACGAACGTTTCCAAATGTCTGTGAgttgtgtagctgaggcggaacgtggagaccagtccggtattcacctagcaggatgtggaaaaccacctagaaaccacatctaggctggccgggataccggccctcgtcgttaatccgccaggcggattcgatccggggctggtgtgcatacccaagtccaggaagcagtgcttgagtgctctcggctaccctggcggtttttattattattattattattattattattattatgattaatgCCAAGTATGGTGTTTACATCTCTTGAGTCTGTATTTCACAATTACTTATTGGATTCCTCCTCTTTTTTCTGTGTGTTATCTAATGTTAACTGTTAGTGTATTGTATTTTTGGGAGCAGGGATTGGCAATTAGCCCAGCATTTTCTTAAAAAAAGTGTGGAAAACTGCTTTAAAACAACATTGGCTTTGTATCAGGCTATCTATCATCATTCTGTCACATGGCTTCAATCTGTGTCTGGCTCACCTAACTGTTTCACGAGCTATTGTGCTGCTCTTTAAGCTGTACAAGCAGATAACCCTTGTAgttgtgtaattaaaaaaaaagagacaagCACTCTGGTATTAAGTGATAGCAGTTGAGCATTATGATCTGAGAGACCATTAACTAAAGAATTTACACTACGACCTGCACTGTTGATGTGTCCTCAATAGCAATGCTGCTGATTGCCATAACTTGTTGGAAATTTTATAATGAGAGTTAGACAATATGAAGTAGCAAGGGACCCGAGCTTAGCTCTGACTTAGATATGCACTAAAATTGTTACAATTATCCAGTGAGTATTACCTCATTCGGTTTGGAAGTTAAAAAAGTTAATAACACATCTAATTCTTTCAAGAATAAATCAAAATCACCAGATGTACATTTACCTTTCATGTCAATGGTCTTTCACAGTAGTAATAGCATTTGCCATCCGATCATCAAAGTTCAGCGTTGTTAGTCTTGGCTAACACATGGATGGGCCACCGTtcaggtctgctgagtgctgtgcagaccacatgccgctccatatccacATTCACTGatgcctattggctgaggatgaaaCAGCAGTTGGTCGGTAGTGTTAAGTGTTCCAAGGTCTGTTCAGATggggtttagtttagtttttatgttACCTTTCCATGAATTTCTActtcatattttcattcattcttaaTGTAAATGACAATTTCATTATCTATTCTTTATCTGCAGTTACTAGATGAAAGGTTTTGTCCAGCCATATTCTGCATTTCTGTTTCATTGGGTATTAAACCATATGTTGATTGATTTCTTTGTTGAACCTTCATTATTTTGGTGCTATTAGTTTTCCCTTCTTTTCAGTTTTCAGGCTCAAAGTTCGTtatatttgcgtctttttaacactGATGGCCTGAACACTTGAGTTCGCCCAAAAGATGCTGCCCTCACACAATTGACTATGTGGATCCTCCCATGATCCTCAAAGATTCTTTTACCAGCTCAGCGAATGTCCCTTTCATGTTGAGTTGTAGGCTATAACTCATAAACTCCACCATGCCACCATCAGAAACAAAGTACCTATTTGGCCCATAAGTGACAGAAGTAATTAATGTAACTCAACACTGACCCATTTCACAGAATTGTTAAGCTGGGACTTACGATAATGCCTGCAAACAAGAACAAACTTAACTTCTGTGGGGTTCATTGTTGAAGCAATCTTTAGCAGATTACTGTTTCCTGTTGGGTGCTTTGGAGATGTCTTTGTGGGAGGGACATTActtcataataaaaaattttaaaaaggaatATAAGTCTGAGGTGAATCATCAGTAGTGCTTTCATCAGTTTCCAACTTTTCAGAGCATCAAAACTGTACATATAGTAATGTGAAGAGATTTCCATATAAAATTGGCAAGTAATGAATAAGTAATCCACAACAGTTGCACATTTTGGAGTATCAGTAAACAAAAGTTGAAAGAAATTCTAGTAGGAATCTGTTGAGAATATCTGAaaccaaaaaactgaaaatgatttaaaattatGTGAAAAGCAAAGGCAGGGTGCAGATGCACAAGAAACGAGTCAGATCTACTGAATGGAAAATTATGAAAACACTCCATTAAAACAAGAGACAAAGGAAAACCTGTCAGAACTCTGCATACATGTAAGCAAACATTGGGTTTTACAAATAAGTAATTATAATTTACTTATATACAGATGATACAATATCAGtgttcaaaaaattgaaaaaaaagtaacagaaaaaatCATCACACTTTCAGAGCAATACTTACGATATTGGTAAGCAGGAACTTCAGTGAAATTTATTGCTGGCATTACAACAGACTTACACATTGATTATCAAAGATAATTTTTAGACTGACCATAGAACATGCTGTTTTGGGTGTACATGAAAATTCATGTagtattgacattaaaaaacacCTCTGCCAACTCCACACACCATCTTCAGaatgtgttgttgtcttcagtccaatgaCTGGTTTGAGGCAGTTCTCCATGATGCTCTAATCTACGCAAGTCTCTTCAtcactgaataactactgcaacctatattcattagaacctgcttactgcattcatctgttTGTCttactctacaatttttgccccccccccccctcccccctcaccagtATCAAATTTATGATTTCTAGGTGTCTCAGAATACGGCATATCAATTGATCCCTTCATTtactcaagttgtgctacaaacttattttatctcaaattatattcagtacctcctcattagctatgactgtataatcttcagcattcttctgtagaactatGTTTCAAAAGCTTATAgcctcttcttgtacaaactgtcTATTGACcacattttacttccatacaaggcGATACTCCATATACCTTCAGAAAGGACTCTGTAAaacataaatttatattcaatgtttacGTTTCTGTTCTTTGGAAATGCTTTTcctgccattggcagtctacattttatgtcctcaatACTTtggccaacatcagttattttcctgccaaaCTAGTAAAACTCATCGACTACGTTTAGTGTTTCatcttctaatctaattccctcgggatcatctgacttaatttgttgatgttcatcttatttcctccattCACGACACTTCCAttcactgctcttccaagccctttgccatctttgacagaattacagtgtctttGACAAACCTaattactttttcaaatttttctttggtttcttttattacttgctcaacatacagattgaaataAACATACCCGGTGTACGAAGCAACTTAAAGACTTGAAAaataataaatcaccaggtccattGAATCCCAGGttaattttacaaagagtattgtatgcatttgtcgtgaatctctcgcccagcataaAGTcaaaatgactggaaaaaagtgcaggtgactccagtatataagagaGGTAAAAGAAAGGACCCGCACAATTACATATCAATATTCCTAACTTTTGTTtggtgcagaatccttgaacacattctcagtttgaatataataaactttcttgaggttaagtagcttatgtcattgaatcagcatggttttagaaagcattgttcaTGCATGAAAAACTCAGCTTGCCTAGTCCTCACTTCATATACTGGGGattatggatgaagagcaacaggctagattccatattcctagatttccagaaagtatttGATAGGGTGCCCCACTACAGGCTGTTAACAAATGTACAAGCATATGgaacaagttcacagatatgtgagtggctcaaagacttcttaaataacagaacccagtatatcATCCTCGAAAGCGAGTGTTgattagagacaagggtattgtcaggagtgcgcCAGAGAAGTGTGATATAACCGCTGTCGTTCTCATAAAATGATATGGCAGACAGGGTGGGGAGCAGTCtgcatttgtttgctgatgatgcagtggtgtacagtgaggtgttgaagttgagtggctgtagggagataaaagacgacttagacaaaatttccagttgatgtgatgaatgccagctagctctaaatgtggaaaaatgttagttagtgcagatgagtaggaagaacaaacctgtaatgtttggatacagtattactagtgtccagcttgacacag
Proteins encoded in this window:
- the LOC124802843 gene encoding mediator of RNA polymerase II transcription subunit 22: MAHARSLPQSKEALLKSYTTRLRDDVKSMLENFDEIIRLSKAESDTQLSKMTQSEQDTFEMHVRAANIVRAGESLMKLVSDIKQYLILNDFPSVNEAITQNSKLFRTKQAECDQKLMSLRDDMAADLYDLEEEYYSSIYK